One genomic window of Pseudomonadales bacterium includes the following:
- a CDS encoding DUF4126 domain-containing protein, giving the protein MDNYQELISVIALTMGVGWASGINLYAALLVLGIAGSTGNIVLPEELVVLQNPMVVAAAGLMYFVEFFADKTPGVDTGWDAIHTFIRIPAGAMLAAGAVGDVTPALEIAAGILGGSMATVSHVTKASSRVLINTSPEPMTNWAASIGEDVVVLGGLWTMLNYPLLFLGLMLAFILLVIWLLPKLIRTLIALIKKIRGWFSGSKPSTLEVAGNTAPLESAVSSHRQHPDTVKPQP; this is encoded by the coding sequence ATGGACAATTATCAGGAGTTAATCTCGGTTATTGCCCTGACCATGGGTGTTGGCTGGGCGAGCGGTATTAATCTTTATGCTGCTCTTCTGGTGTTGGGTATCGCAGGCTCAACAGGTAACATTGTTTTGCCGGAAGAGTTAGTGGTATTGCAAAATCCGATGGTGGTTGCCGCTGCAGGCTTGATGTACTTTGTGGAGTTTTTTGCGGATAAAACGCCAGGTGTGGATACTGGTTGGGACGCGATTCATACCTTTATCCGCATCCCGGCGGGTGCGATGCTGGCGGCTGGAGCGGTGGGCGATGTGACGCCAGCGCTGGAGATTGCTGCAGGTATTTTGGGTGGTTCCATGGCAACGGTCAGTCATGTCACCAAGGCTTCCTCACGAGTCCTGATTAACACTTCTCCAGAGCCAATGACTAATTGGGCTGCATCTATTGGTGAAGACGTTGTAGTGCTGGGTGGCCTCTGGACAATGTTGAATTATCCTTTGCTGTTCCTGGGGTTGATGCTGGCTTTTATCCTGCTGGTTATCTGGTTGTTGCCTAAACTGATTCGTACATTGATCGCGCTGATCAAAAAAATTCGTGGCTGGTTCTCAGGCAGTAAGCCGTCAACCTTGGAAGTTGCTGGCAATACAGCACCGCTTGAGAGTGCTGTTTCAAGTCATCGGCAGCATCCAGATACGGTCAAACCTCAGCCCTAA
- a CDS encoding regulatory protein RecX, which yields MPELAFTEPNPEKVIRLKAMDLLARREHSRQELYRKLLSRFPEEENLLYPVLDQLAEEGLQSDSRFSESFIRARISKGQGPQRIARELQQRGVSSVLIYESLSCCDTDWYELALAVLNKKYRETVCDSYAEKAKRSRFLQYRGFTAEQIQAVLD from the coding sequence ATGCCCGAACTGGCATTTACAGAACCGAATCCCGAAAAAGTTATCCGGCTAAAGGCAATGGACTTGCTCGCCCGGCGTGAGCACAGTCGGCAGGAGTTGTACCGGAAGCTGCTCTCCCGGTTTCCTGAGGAAGAAAACCTTCTGTATCCCGTCCTGGATCAGCTTGCAGAGGAGGGGTTGCAATCAGATTCCCGCTTCTCCGAATCCTTTATCCGTGCCAGAATCAGCAAGGGGCAAGGACCCCAAAGAATTGCCCGTGAGCTTCAGCAAAGGGGCGTGTCTTCAGTGCTGATCTATGAGTCTCTGAGCTGTTGTGATACTGATTGGTACGAGCTTGCCTTGGCAGTGTTGAACAAAAAATATCGAGAAACCGTTTGTGACAGCTATGCAGAAAAAGCTAAACGTAGTCGTTTTTTACAATACCGGGGATTCACCGCTGAACAAATACAGGCGGTACTGGATTGA
- a CDS encoding Trm112 family protein: protein MIDKKLLSLLVCPVSKAPLVYDKVKQELVCKASGLAYPVRDGIPVMLESEARQLSADEKLG from the coding sequence ATGATCGACAAAAAATTATTAAGTCTGCTCGTATGCCCGGTAAGCAAGGCGCCGCTGGTTTACGACAAAGTGAAGCAGGAACTGGTATGCAAGGCCAGTGGTCTGGCATACCCGGTCAGGGATGGTATTCCTGTCATGCTGGAGAGTGAGGCGCGCCAGCTTTCTGCCGATGAAAAACTTGGCTAA
- a CDS encoding histidine triad nucleotide-binding protein, producing MSEESIFTKIINGDIPGDIFYQDDDCFVIKDIAPKAPLHLLLIPRKPIPRLVDASNEDKALLGNLMLTAGKVAEQAGVGDAFRLIINNGAGAGQTVFHLHLHILGNKQFSEDQLGF from the coding sequence ATGTCTGAAGAAAGTATTTTTACCAAAATTATTAATGGCGATATTCCCGGTGATATTTTTTACCAGGATGATGATTGTTTCGTTATCAAGGATATTGCTCCCAAGGCCCCACTGCATTTATTGCTGATTCCACGAAAGCCGATCCCGCGTCTTGTGGATGCCTCGAATGAGGATAAGGCGTTATTGGGGAATTTGATGCTGACGGCTGGTAAAGTGGCAGAACAAGCAGGTGTTGGAGATGCTTTCCGCCTGATTATCAATAATGGTGCTGGAGCGGGTCAGACGGTGTTTCACTTACACCTACATATTCTGGGCAACAAACAGTTTTCCGAGGATCAGTTGGGTTTTTAG
- a CDS encoding M23 family metallopeptidase, with translation MKIRMFPRSNSNVSLFPLGKLLSFVLFMVLFTPLLRALELTGSWSQGGMLIGRTAPDADIQFMGKRVRVSDQGVFVIALGRDAPADVELLVQVANGPAEHHYFHIAQRQYPEERVEGVPQRTVTPPEDVLQRIREEAALVRAARADDEHFQYFRDGFRRPLEGRISGVYGSRRIYNGTPGRPHYGLDIAAPTGTPVHAPAAGVVKLSHRDMYYSGGTLIIDHGHGITSSFIHLSKIHVQPGDLVKMGDLIAEVGSSGRATGPHLDWRINWFDVRVDPALVLESFPASSAQPEP, from the coding sequence ATGAAGATCAGAATGTTTCCGAGGAGTAACTCAAACGTGTCGCTATTTCCCCTTGGTAAGCTCCTGTCTTTCGTGCTGTTTATGGTGCTATTTACGCCCCTGCTGCGTGCTTTGGAGCTGACCGGCAGCTGGTCGCAGGGCGGTATGTTGATTGGTAGGACTGCCCCTGATGCAGATATTCAGTTTATGGGCAAGCGTGTGCGTGTTTCCGATCAGGGAGTCTTTGTTATTGCTCTTGGGCGCGATGCCCCGGCTGATGTGGAGCTGCTGGTGCAGGTAGCCAATGGACCGGCAGAGCATCATTATTTTCATATTGCGCAACGGCAATATCCCGAAGAGCGAGTTGAAGGGGTGCCGCAGCGTACGGTAACACCACCGGAAGATGTCTTGCAGCGTATCCGTGAGGAGGCTGCTCTGGTCAGAGCTGCGCGTGCTGACGATGAGCACTTTCAGTATTTTCGCGATGGTTTCAGGCGCCCGCTGGAGGGTCGCATCAGTGGTGTTTATGGCAGTCGGCGAATATACAATGGCACTCCCGGGCGGCCGCACTATGGTCTTGATATTGCCGCCCCTACAGGTACACCGGTTCATGCGCCAGCGGCCGGTGTTGTCAAGCTGAGTCATCGTGATATGTATTATTCCGGGGGTACATTGATCATCGATCACGGACATGGCATTACGTCTTCATTTATCCACCTGAGCAAGATTCACGTTCAGCCGGGTGATCTGGTAAAAATGGGCGATTTGATTGCCGAAGTAGGCTCATCAGGAAGGGCTACCGGCCCCCATCTTGATTGGCGTATAAACTGGTTTGATGTGCGGGTTGACCCGGCGCTGGTGCTGGAGAGCTTCCCGGCATCCTCTGCTCAGCCAGAGCCTTGA
- a CDS encoding sterol desaturase family protein: MSIEQLLSIKGAVVLTCLLLLFIAERLRPAAIRAEQYHDMARVGRNLSLWGLNALFSPLLVIPMTALVSEGVAWRFSWLNGWPGILVGIVVLDLWIYGWHRLNHVIPVFWRFHRVHHLDEWLDVSTSVRFHFGEVIFSAMARIPIVWIMGMPLVSVIIFETLVLMMSGFQHSNLRLPVRFEQRMSKVFITPSIHWVHHHVLRSDTNSNYGTLFSFWDRLFGSRSNSRRELDMAIGLDDSRETSLIGLLASPFGKQRE, from the coding sequence ATGAGTATTGAACAATTGTTGAGCATAAAAGGGGCTGTTGTCCTGACTTGCCTGTTACTGCTGTTTATAGCTGAAAGGCTTCGGCCTGCTGCGATAAGGGCAGAGCAATATCACGATATGGCGAGAGTGGGTCGTAACCTGTCTCTATGGGGATTGAATGCACTGTTTTCCCCATTGCTGGTTATTCCGATGACGGCTCTTGTGTCTGAAGGGGTGGCTTGGCGATTTTCGTGGCTGAATGGCTGGCCGGGTATTCTGGTGGGTATTGTTGTGCTGGATTTATGGATTTACGGGTGGCACAGGCTGAACCATGTCATACCTGTTTTTTGGCGCTTTCACCGGGTGCATCATCTGGATGAATGGCTTGACGTGAGCACCTCCGTCCGGTTTCATTTTGGAGAGGTTATATTTTCAGCGATGGCACGCATACCCATAGTCTGGATCATGGGGATGCCACTTGTATCAGTCATTATTTTTGAGACGTTGGTGTTGATGATGTCAGGGTTTCAGCACTCAAATCTGCGTTTGCCTGTCAGATTTGAGCAGCGTATGTCGAAAGTATTTATCACACCTTCTATCCATTGGGTGCATCACCATGTGTTAAGGTCTGATACTAACAGTAATTATGGCACTCTGTTCAGTTTTTGGGACAGACTGTTTGGCTCTCGCTCAAACAGCCGCAGGGAACTGGATATGGCGATTGGGCTTGATGATAGCCGTGAGACATCTTTAATTGGCCTGTTGGCTTCACCCTTTGGGAAGCAGAGAGAGTAG
- the recA gene encoding recombinase RecA — translation MDPNKEKALQAALGQIERQFGKGTVMRMGDKERVVVPAVSTGSLGLDIALGVGGLPKGRIVEIYGPESSGKTTLTLQVIAEAQKQGGTCAFVDAEHALDPIYAERLGVNVDDLIVSQPDTGEQALEVTDMLVRSGAVDVLIVDSVAALTPKAEIEGEMGDHHVGLQARLMSQALRKLTGNIKQANCLVIFINQIRMKIGVMFGNPETTTGGNALKFYSSVRLDIRRIGAVKNGEEIIGNETRVKVVKNKVAPPFKQTEFQILYNQGINQLGEIVDLGVKCGLVEKSGAWYAYKGNKIGQGKANACDFLKENSEVANEIEQQIRAQLLGDPKKVDPKKKAVENIE, via the coding sequence ATGGATCCAAACAAGGAAAAGGCGCTGCAGGCGGCATTAGGTCAGATTGAGCGTCAGTTTGGCAAGGGTACTGTCATGCGCATGGGCGACAAGGAGCGTGTTGTGGTGCCAGCTGTTTCCACCGGTTCGCTGGGGCTGGATATTGCTCTGGGTGTTGGCGGTTTGCCAAAAGGACGTATTGTTGAAATATATGGGCCGGAGTCGTCGGGTAAAACAACGCTGACGCTGCAGGTCATTGCCGAGGCGCAGAAGCAAGGGGGCACTTGCGCCTTTGTTGATGCCGAGCATGCGCTGGACCCGATTTATGCCGAGCGTCTTGGGGTTAATGTTGATGACCTGATCGTTTCCCAGCCGGATACAGGTGAGCAGGCTCTGGAAGTGACCGACATGCTGGTTCGCTCCGGTGCCGTTGATGTACTGATTGTTGATTCTGTCGCGGCATTAACTCCGAAGGCTGAGATCGAAGGCGAAATGGGTGATCATCATGTGGGCTTGCAGGCGCGTTTAATGTCTCAGGCGTTGCGTAAATTAACCGGTAATATCAAGCAGGCCAATTGTCTGGTGATTTTTATCAATCAGATTCGCATGAAAATCGGGGTTATGTTTGGGAATCCGGAAACCACCACCGGTGGTAATGCATTGAAATTCTATTCGTCTGTGCGGCTGGATATCAGAAGAATTGGTGCGGTAAAAAATGGCGAGGAAATAATCGGCAACGAAACACGGGTAAAAGTTGTTAAAAATAAGGTTGCACCGCCATTCAAACAGACTGAGTTCCAGATTCTCTATAATCAGGGCATTAACCAGTTGGGCGAAATTGTGGATCTGGGTGTCAAATGTGGTTTGGTGGAAAAATCCGGCGCCTGGTACGCCTACAAAGGCAACAAAATAGGGCAAGGTAAGGCAAACGCCTGTGATTTTCTGAAAGAAAATTCCGAAGTAGCAAACGAAATTGAACAGCAAATTCGTGCCCAACTGCTGGGTGATCCAAAGAAAGTAGATCCAAAAAAGAAGGCGGTTGAAAATATAGAATGA